From the Prosthecobacter dejongeii genome, one window contains:
- the fbaA gene encoding class II fructose-bisphosphate aldolase, giving the protein MPVATPAQYRAMLDAAQKGGYAYPAINVTSLPTINGALKAFAESKSDGIIQVSTGGGEFASGTAVKDMALGAIVLAEAVHILAEKYDVLIALHTDHCHPKNVEKFLKPLLAATKARRDAGKGNLFNSHMFDGSELPLEENMRISKELLQQCAELDIILEIEAGVVGGEEDGHDTSGVANDKLYTTPEDMLTVYETLNGVGRFMFAATFGNVHGAYKPGAVKLKPTILKDGQAAVIGKYGEKAEMDLVFHGGSGTPLEEIRETLGYGVIKMNIDTDTQYAFTRPIVGHIMKNYDGVLKIDGEVGDKKAYDPRGYLKKGEQGLCERMKEACDDLLSTGNTIFGKV; this is encoded by the coding sequence ATGCCCGTCGCTACACCTGCCCAATACCGTGCCATGCTCGATGCCGCCCAGAAAGGCGGTTACGCCTACCCGGCCATCAATGTGACCTCCCTGCCCACCATCAACGGTGCGCTGAAGGCCTTTGCCGAATCGAAGTCGGACGGCATCATCCAGGTTTCCACGGGTGGCGGTGAGTTCGCATCCGGCACTGCGGTGAAAGACATGGCCCTGGGGGCCATCGTGCTGGCTGAGGCCGTGCACATCCTGGCCGAGAAGTATGATGTCCTTATTGCCCTCCACACGGATCATTGCCATCCGAAGAACGTCGAGAAATTCCTGAAGCCACTCTTGGCCGCTACCAAGGCCCGTCGCGATGCTGGCAAGGGCAACCTTTTCAACAGCCACATGTTCGATGGTTCCGAGCTGCCTCTGGAAGAGAACATGCGCATCTCCAAGGAACTGCTCCAGCAGTGTGCAGAACTGGACATCATCCTCGAGATCGAAGCGGGTGTGGTCGGTGGTGAAGAAGACGGTCACGACACCTCCGGTGTGGCCAATGACAAGCTCTACACCACCCCCGAAGACATGCTGACCGTGTATGAGACGCTCAATGGCGTGGGGCGCTTCATGTTCGCCGCCACCTTTGGCAATGTCCACGGTGCCTACAAGCCAGGTGCGGTGAAGCTGAAGCCCACCATTCTCAAGGATGGCCAGGCTGCCGTCATCGGCAAATACGGCGAGAAGGCCGAGATGGACCTCGTTTTCCACGGCGGCAGCGGCACCCCGCTGGAAGAAATCCGCGAGACTTTGGGCTATGGCGTCATCAAGATGAACATTGATACGGACACCCAGTATGCCTTCACCCGCCCCATCGTAGGCCACATCATGAAGAACTATGATGGCGTGCTGAAGATTGATGGCGAAGTGGGCGACAAAAAAGCCTACGATCCCCGCGGTTACCTCAAGAAGGGTGAACAGGGCCTCTGCGAACGCATGAAGGAAGCCTGCGACGACCTGCTAAGCACGGGCAACACCATCTTCGGCAAGGTTTAA
- a CDS encoding aminopeptidase P N-terminal domain-containing protein, whose protein sequence is MRYTPLPADLFVSNRQRLYKQLPPGAVVILHSNDVLPTNADGSLGFVQNSDLYHLSGIDQEESILVLFPDAPDEKMREMLFVRETNEHIALWEGEKLTKEAATSRSGISRVHWLHEFEAPFRQVMCQAQQVYLNSNEHPRATIPTETRETRFTHRCLREYPLHDYRRLAPLMHDLRSIKQAAEIETLQEAIRITEAGFRRLLKFVKPGVHEFEIEAELSHEFIRQRARGFAYTPIIASGANACVLHYITNHCQCQDGEMLLLDVAANYANYNADLTRTIPVNGRFSARQCQVYAAVLKVFREASQMLRPGVVIREFQEEVGKVMTSELIGLGLLDRDDVEKQDPERPLYKKYFPHGTSHHLGIDVHDVGQTWKPIQAGMVFTVEPGIYIREEGLGIRLENNLLIGSDRNTDLMASIPIEADEIEDLMATR, encoded by the coding sequence ATGCGTTACACTCCTCTTCCCGCAGACCTCTTTGTCAGCAATCGCCAGCGTCTTTACAAACAACTGCCTCCAGGTGCCGTGGTGATTCTGCACTCGAATGATGTGCTGCCGACCAATGCCGATGGCAGCCTAGGTTTTGTCCAAAACAGCGATCTCTATCACCTCAGCGGCATTGACCAGGAGGAGAGCATCTTGGTGCTGTTCCCAGACGCCCCGGATGAGAAAATGCGTGAAATGCTTTTTGTTCGGGAAACCAATGAACACATCGCCCTCTGGGAAGGTGAAAAGCTGACCAAGGAGGCTGCCACCAGCCGCTCCGGCATCTCTCGCGTGCATTGGTTGCACGAGTTTGAGGCCCCTTTCCGCCAAGTCATGTGCCAGGCGCAACAGGTGTATTTGAACTCGAACGAGCACCCACGCGCCACCATCCCCACGGAGACGCGTGAGACTCGCTTTACCCACCGCTGCCTGCGGGAGTATCCGCTCCATGATTACCGTCGCCTAGCCCCGCTGATGCATGACCTGCGCAGCATCAAACAGGCGGCTGAAATCGAGACGCTGCAGGAAGCCATCCGCATCACCGAGGCGGGCTTCCGCCGTTTGCTGAAGTTCGTTAAACCGGGCGTTCATGAGTTTGAAATCGAGGCCGAGCTCTCTCACGAATTCATCCGCCAGCGCGCGCGCGGTTTTGCCTACACGCCCATCATCGCCAGTGGGGCCAATGCCTGCGTGCTGCACTACATCACCAATCACTGCCAATGCCAGGACGGTGAAATGCTGCTGCTGGATGTGGCTGCCAACTATGCAAATTATAATGCCGACCTCACCCGCACCATCCCTGTCAATGGTCGCTTTTCCGCGCGTCAGTGTCAGGTGTATGCAGCAGTACTGAAGGTCTTTCGTGAAGCTTCGCAGATGCTACGCCCGGGTGTGGTGATCCGTGAATTTCAAGAGGAAGTGGGCAAAGTGATGACCTCCGAGCTCATCGGCCTGGGCCTACTGGATCGGGACGATGTGGAGAAGCAGGATCCCGAACGCCCGCTTTATAAAAAGTATTTCCCCCATGGCACCAGCCATCACCTGGGCATTGATGTGCATGATGTAGGCCAGACCTGGAAACCCATCCAAGCAGGCATGGTCTTCACCGTGGAGCCCGGCATTTACATCCGCGAAGAAGGCCTGGGCATCCGCCTGGAAAATAACCTCCTCATCGGTAGCGATCGCAACACCGACCTCATGGCCAGCATCCCCATTGAGGCCGATGAAATCGAGGACCTTATGGCGACGCGTTGA
- a CDS encoding DUF1501 domain-containing protein gives MPPAPDALLQATRRHFFSQCSMGIGSVALASLMAERGLNAASAAAAQPGPGVPTRGTHPAKAKNVIFLFMAGGPSQLELFDYKPVLQKLNGQPIPQSYIEGKRFAFMGSSHGVKLLGTRKEFKQRGQSGTWVSDMLPYTAGIVDDISVVTTCQTTLFNHAPAKLFMNTGSGQFGRPSMGSWVTYGIGSESSDLPGFVVLQSGPRGPRGGAVNWGSGFLPTTYQGVPLRSQGEPILNLTTPASVDARSQRRVIDAVRGMNMKRLVATGDDEIQTRINAYEMAYRMQSSAPELIDIQGESKATLDLYGVDPTQPSFARNCLLARRLVERGVRFVQLYHTNWDSHGGKGETLEDDFPKVVHQVDQGCAALIHDLKSRGLLEETLVVWGGEFGRTPMGENRDKTGRNHHIDAFTMWFAGGGIKPGQTYGKTDELGFDGVEQKAHVHDIHATLLHLLGLDHEKLTFKFQGRDFRLTDVHGEILHGLLA, from the coding sequence ATGCCCCCTGCACCCGATGCTCTCCTCCAGGCGACTCGACGCCATTTCTTCAGCCAATGCAGTATGGGGATCGGCAGCGTGGCGCTGGCTTCGCTGATGGCGGAGCGCGGGCTGAATGCAGCCAGTGCCGCCGCAGCCCAGCCAGGCCCCGGGGTGCCCACGCGGGGAACCCACCCGGCCAAGGCGAAAAACGTCATTTTCCTGTTCATGGCAGGCGGGCCCTCGCAACTCGAATTGTTCGACTACAAGCCCGTGTTGCAAAAGCTCAATGGCCAGCCCATTCCGCAAAGTTACATCGAAGGGAAACGATTCGCCTTCATGGGCAGCAGCCATGGCGTGAAGCTGCTGGGTACGCGCAAGGAATTCAAACAGCGTGGGCAAAGCGGCACCTGGGTGAGTGATATGCTACCTTACACGGCAGGCATCGTGGATGACATCAGTGTGGTGACCACCTGCCAGACCACGCTTTTTAACCATGCCCCGGCCAAGCTTTTCATGAATACAGGCAGTGGCCAGTTCGGGCGGCCCAGCATGGGTTCCTGGGTGACCTACGGCATCGGCAGTGAGTCCAGCGATCTGCCAGGCTTCGTCGTCTTGCAAAGCGGTCCGCGCGGCCCCCGTGGCGGCGCGGTGAACTGGGGCAGCGGCTTTTTGCCCACCACGTATCAAGGTGTGCCCCTGCGCAGCCAGGGGGAGCCTATCTTGAACCTGACCACTCCCGCGAGCGTGGACGCCCGCAGTCAGCGCCGCGTCATTGATGCGGTGCGGGGTATGAACATGAAGCGGCTGGTGGCCACGGGCGATGATGAGATCCAGACCCGCATCAATGCCTATGAAATGGCCTACCGCATGCAATCCAGCGCGCCTGAGTTGATAGACATCCAGGGTGAGTCCAAGGCCACACTGGATCTCTACGGGGTGGATCCCACACAGCCATCGTTTGCTCGCAACTGTTTGTTAGCCCGTCGTCTGGTGGAGCGCGGCGTACGCTTTGTGCAGCTCTACCACACGAACTGGGACAGCCATGGTGGCAAGGGCGAGACGCTGGAAGATGACTTCCCCAAAGTGGTACACCAGGTGGATCAAGGCTGCGCAGCGCTGATCCATGACCTAAAATCTCGAGGTCTGCTGGAGGAAACTCTGGTGGTCTGGGGTGGTGAATTTGGCCGCACACCCATGGGAGAAAACCGCGATAAAACGGGACGAAATCACCACATTGATGCCTTCACCATGTGGTTCGCCGGCGGTGGTATCAAGCCTGGACAAACCTACGGAAAGACGGATGAACTCGGGTTTGACGGCGTGGAGCAGAAAGCTCACGTGCATGACATCCATGCCACCCTCCTGCACTTGCTGGGGCTGGACCATGAGAAGCTGACCTTCAAATTCCAGGGACGTGACTTCCGACTCACGGACGTGCATGGCGAGATCCTGCACGGCCTGCTGGCTTAA